The genomic segment CGAATTCCGGTTGAACAGTTAGAAGAACTGTTCAACTCGAGCAGACTGGTACAGCTCCGCAGGAGAGCGAGCAGGAACAGAACGGTTGCCGGGAAAGGAGTTCTCCCCTCGGCGCCTTCCCGAGGGGAGAACGGATTGGACGGCAACCGTATGACTCCCGCCCCGTGCGCCCCCTGGGGGGAAGCGGCATGACCCGGCCGGTGCCCGGCACGCGAGAGGTGGCTCCGGCCCGGCGGGGGGGAGGACCGCCCCGGACCCTGAACCGCGCGGTGCTGTCGGAGGTGCTGCGCTGGTACGCGGCGGGCGTGGCGCTGTTCCTGATCCTGCGGCTGACCGACATCCTCAGCACGAGCGTCGGGGCCTTCCTGACCTATGGAGCCACGCCGGGGCAGGCGCTGGCGGTGTTCGGGGCGCTGGCCCCCCACACGCTGAACGAGGCGCTGGTGCTCTCGGTGCCCTTCGCGGTGCTCCTGGCCTTCGGGCGGATGCAGGGGGACAGCGAACTCAAGGCAGCGGCGGCGGGGGGCGTGCGGCCCCTCTCGCTGGTGTGGCCGCTGGCGCTGCCCTTCGTGCTGGTGGCGGCGCTGGCCTACTGGAATGCGGGATACGTGGCTCCGGCGGGCCTGGCCCGCTTCGATGCGGCGTGGTACACGATCTACGGTGGCCCGCAGCCCACGCCCACCCAGGACAACTACACCTATGCCTCGGAAGACGGCCTCTTCTACGCCGGGCGTGTCCGCAACGAGGTGGGCGGCCCGGTCGCCGCGCTCGACGGGGTGCTGGTGCAGCGCGGCGACGAGACGGTCACGGCCACGGGCGGCACCTGGGACACGGCCGCGCAGACGTGGACGGTCACGGGCGCGTGGATCACCCGCCCCGGCCAGGACCCGCAGCCCGCACCCGGTCCCCTGGTCTTCCGGCAGACCGACCAGCCCCGGCCCCCGGCCCCCCCGCCCAGCAGGTCAGCACGCCCGAGCTGCGGGCGCGGCTGGCGAGCGGCGAGGGCACCCCGGAAGAGCGCCGGGTGGACGCGCACCAGCTCGCCGCGCGGGTGGCCGATCCCCTCACGGCGGTGATTTTCGCGCTGGCGGCGGGGGCGCTGGGGCTGCTGCTGCGCAACCGGGCGGCGGCGTTCGCGGCGGTGGTGGTCTTCGTGGCCCTCTTCTACGCGCTGTGGGCCACCGCACCGCAACTCGCGCGGGTGGGGGCGCTGCCGCCCACGTTCGCGGCGTGGCTGCCCAACCTGTTTTTCCTGCTGGTGGCGGGCGTGCTGGCCTGGAGGCTGCGGTGAAGCGCTTCGAGCGGTACGTGGTCGAGGAGATCCTGCCGCCCCTCGTCGGGGCGCTGCTGGCGATCATCCTGCTGCTGCTCCTGCTGCTGCTCGAAGAGGTCATCGCCCCGCTGCTCGCCAAGGGGGCCAGCGGGCTGCTCGTCGCGCGGCTGGTGGCGCTGAATATCCCGGAGGCGGTCGCGCTGGGGCTGCCCATCGCGCTGATGTTCGCCACCCTGCTGGGCCTTTCGCGCCTCGCCGCCGACTCGGAGATCAAGGCAGCGCTGGCGAGCGGGGTTCCGGCCTCGCGGCTCTTCCGGCCCGTGCTGACGCTGGCGGCAGTGGTGGCGGTGGTGGCGTTCGGACTCAACGAACTGGTGGTCACCCGCGCCCGTGTGCAGGCCCAGGGCGTGCAGCGCGAGATCGTGCTGGACAACCCCCGCGTGATCGGCCTGGGCGACCCCGGTCAACCGGGGCTGGTACTGCGCGACGCTCTCAACCGGGCGATCAGCGTGGGGCAGGCCCTGCCCGGCGGCGAGCTGCGCCACCTGCGAATCGTGACCATGCAGGCTGGACTGCCCCCCCGCGAGGTCATCACCGCCCGTGAGGGCCGCCTGCGCCCCGGCAGCAACGTGCTGGAGCTGACGGAAGGCCGCCGCGTCACCTTCGAGAACGGGCGGCCCGTGACGGTCCTCTCCTTCGCCCAGGGCACCCTGCCCGTGCAGGACGTGCAGGCGAGCTTTGACGGGTCGGGCGCGGCTCTGGCGCCCTTCTACCTCCCGCTGCCCGACCTGCTGGCCCGCACCGGGGCCTACCGCGCCCAGAACGTGCCCGCGCCCGCCGACTTCACGGCACTCTACCGCAAGTTCAGCGAGCCGCTGGCCGCGCTCGCGCTGGCCTTCTTCGCGGTCAGCCTCGCCGTGTACACCTTCCGCAGCGGCCTGAACCTGGGGTTGGTGTGGGCGCTGCTGCTGACCTTCGCCTATTACGCCACCTGGAGCGTGTTCAAGGTGATGGGCGAGAACGGCGCCGTGCCGCCCCTGCTCGCCGCCGCCGCGCCGGACATGATCGCGGTGCTGGCGGGGGGGGTGCTGCTGTGGCGGGCGAACAGGCGGTGAAGGCGTTCAAGGCGTCATTGTGTAGATTCCGAGCATGGGGACGGACATTTACGAACGTTTCGAGATTCGTAGAAATGGAGTCTGGGAGCTCACGGAGCTGCTGCCAGACTTTGACCCCGGCACGGCCACAGAAGATAAGTTCACAGCTTACGGAAACCACCCTGCCTTTGTAGACCGCAACTACGCTTTGTTTTCGGTTTTGGCAGATGTTCGCAACACATTTGGAATCCGACCCATAGTCCATCCGCGTGGCCTACCGGAGGACGCCTCGCCACAAGTCGAGGCCTATTTCGACGGCGACTGCACCGTTTCATGGGTGACGCTGGATGAACTCCAGGACTACGACTGGGATCAAATTATTACCGATAGCCGACGGCCTCACGCCAACCCTGAAAGTCTGCGTGAGGCTGTGGAGCCGTTTCTTAGCCGAAACCTTCCCTATCTGTTGGCACAGGTGGAAGACCCCAGCGATTTTCGGATTGTTTTCAGCTTTGGTTAGAAGCTGACGCGTACATCCACCTTAGTTTGCCTTCGCCTGTGTCGCCTGAATCGCCGTCAGCGCAATCGTGTACACGATGTCGTCCACCAGCGCCCCGCGCGAGAGGTCGTTGACCGGCTTGCGCAGGCCCTGCAGCATCGGCCCGACGGCGACCACCCCCGCCGAGCGCTGCACGGCCTTGTAGGTCGTGTTCCCGGTGTTGAGGTCGGGGAAGATAAAGACGGTGGCCCGGCCCGCGACCGGGCTGTTCGGGGCCTTCTGGCGGCCCACGCTGAGGACAGAAGCGGCGTCGTACTGCAGCGGCCCGTCCACCGGGAGGTCGGGGCGGCGCTCGCGCACGAGGCGGGTGGCCTCCTTGACCTTCTCCACGTCCTCGCCCGTGCCGCTCTCGCCGGTGGAGTAGCTCAGCATGGCGACGCGGGGCGGAATCCCGAAGGCCCGCGCGGAGTCGGCCGACTGGATGGCAATGTCCGCGAGTTCCTCGGCGTTCGGGTTGGGGTTGATGGCCGCGTCCCCGTACACCAGCACCTGCTCGGGCATCAGCATGAAGAAGATGGACGACACCAGCGACGAGCCGGGCGCCGTCTTGATGAGTTGCAGCGCCGGGCGCACCGTGTTGGCGGTGGTGTGGACCGCGCCGGAGACCAGCCCGTCCACCTCGTCGAGCGCCAGCATCATGGTCCCCAGGACCACCGTGTCTTCCAGTTGGGCCTCGGCCTGGGGTGCGGTCAGGCCCTTGTTGCGGCGCAGCTCGACCATCGGTTCGACGTACTGCCGCCGCACGCTCTCGGGGTCGAGCACCTCCAGCCCCTCGGGAAGGGTGAGGCCCTGGCCCTCCGCGACCTGCCGCACCCGCTCGGGGGGGGCGAGCAGCACGGGCCGGGCGATCCCCTTTTCCACGCAGCGAATGGCGGCCCGCACGGTGCGCGGTTCGTCGCCCTCAGGCAGGACGATGCGCTTGTTGGCGGCCCTCGCCTTCTGAATCAGCTCGTAGCGAAAGGCGCTGGGGGGCATCCGGCGGTCGCCCTCGGCCTGCGGGGTCTTCAGGCGGCCTCTGAGCGGCACGGTGTCGAGGCGGTCCGCGATGAAGTCCAGCGTGCGCTCCATCCGTTCGAGGTCGTCGTGCGGCACGCGCGGGTCCAACCGCGAGAGGGCTGAGGCGGTGTGAAAGGAGTTCGTCTCCACCCGCAGCACGGGGAGCGAACTTGTCAGCGCGGCGCGGCACAGCCGCTCGATGGAGGGCTCAGGGCTGCTCCCGGAGGTGTACAGTAGTCCCGCGAGCGGCACCCCACTGAGGTGCGAGAGGGCCGCCGCCATGACCACGTCCTCGCGGTCGCCCGGCGTGACCACCAGGGCCCCGGAGGCGAACAGGCCCGCGTCGGCCATCTTGGGGACCGTGCGGGCGGTGACCACCGTGCTCGTGACCCGGCGCATCCCAGCCTCGCCCTCGTTGAGAATCTCGGCCCCGAGGTGCCGGGCCACGTCCAGGGTGCGCGGCGCACTCAGGGCCGGGGACTGCGCGATCACGCCGAGCAGGGGCAGCTCGCCCCCGGACAGCACCCGGCTCCGCGCCCGCAACTCGGCCAGGAGTCCGCCGAAGTCCAAACTCACGGGCGCAAAGTTCAGCACGTACCCCGCGAGGCCCGAGCCGTCCGAGCGGCGGTAAGCCTGCGCCGCGATCTCCAACTCGTCCGCGAGCGCCCCCGCCGTGACCCCGGCGAGGCTGGAGACGAGGACCACGTCGGCCTCCAGGTTGCGGGCGAGGCTGGCATTCAGCGCCCCGGCGTAGGTGTTGCGCTCGTTCAGCGCGAGGCCTTCCGCGATCAGCACGTCGGCCCCCCCCGGTCCCCCGGCGGCCTGCCGGGAGAGGGCGACCACCTCCTCCATCAGGTCCTCTTCGGCCCCCTGGCTGAGCTGTTCCTCGGCGTGCGCGAGGGCGATGGGGGTGGGCGGCTGGAGGTGGGCGAGGGTGCGGGCGAAGTGCACCGAGTCGTCGGTGGTCGTCTCGTGTGTCTGCGCGATAGGCTTGAGAAAGGCGACCCGCAGGCCTTGCCGTTCCAGGGCGCGGGCGAGGCCCAGGGCGGTGCTGCTCAGGCCCACGCCGTTGCGGGTGGGCGCGACAAAGAGGGTATGCATGGGGGGGCTCCTTCGGGGAAAACGTGGGGGGTGGAACGTGGACCGTGGGAACTTCGGGCGGGGGCAGGCTGCCTACGTTCTACACGCCACGGTCCACGATCCGGGCTGTCTCCCGCGCGATCATTCGTTCTTCGTTGGTGTTCACGACGAGGGCGGGCAGGCTCTCCGGCGTGGTGATGAGGCCGCCCTGTCCGCGCACGGCCCTCGCGTTCGCCTCCGGGTCCAAGCGGAAGCCCAGCAGCCCCAGCCGCTCCAGGGTGGCCGAGCGCACGGCGGCGCTGTTCTCCCCGATGCCGCCCGTGAAGACCAGCCCGTCGAGGCGTCCGAGGGCCACCGCCATCCCCGCGACGGTCTTGGCGAGGCGGTAGACGAAGACCTC from the Deinococcus sp. NW-56 genome contains:
- the pta gene encoding phosphate acetyltransferase codes for the protein MHTLFVAPTRNGVGLSSTALGLARALERQGLRVAFLKPIAQTHETTTDDSVHFARTLAHLQPPTPIALAHAEEQLSQGAEEDLMEEVVALSRQAAGGPGGADVLIAEGLALNERNTYAGALNASLARNLEADVVLVSSLAGVTAGALADELEIAAQAYRRSDGSGLAGYVLNFAPVSLDFGGLLAELRARSRVLSGGELPLLGVIAQSPALSAPRTLDVARHLGAEILNEGEAGMRRVTSTVVTARTVPKMADAGLFASGALVVTPGDREDVVMAAALSHLSGVPLAGLLYTSGSSPEPSIERLCRAALTSSLPVLRVETNSFHTASALSRLDPRVPHDDLERMERTLDFIADRLDTVPLRGRLKTPQAEGDRRMPPSAFRYELIQKARAANKRIVLPEGDEPRTVRAAIRCVEKGIARPVLLAPPERVRQVAEGQGLTLPEGLEVLDPESVRRQYVEPMVELRRNKGLTAPQAEAQLEDTVVLGTMMLALDEVDGLVSGAVHTTANTVRPALQLIKTAPGSSLVSSIFFMLMPEQVLVYGDAAINPNPNAEELADIAIQSADSARAFGIPPRVAMLSYSTGESGTGEDVEKVKEATRLVRERRPDLPVDGPLQYDAASVLSVGRQKAPNSPVAGRATVFIFPDLNTGNTTYKAVQRSAGVVAVGPMLQGLRKPVNDLSRGALVDDIVYTIALTAIQATQAKAN
- a CDS encoding LptF/LptG family permease, with translation MKRFERYVVEEILPPLVGALLAIILLLLLLLLEEVIAPLLAKGASGLLVARLVALNIPEAVALGLPIALMFATLLGLSRLAADSEIKAALASGVPASRLFRPVLTLAAVVAVVAFGLNELVVTRARVQAQGVQREIVLDNPRVIGLGDPGQPGLVLRDALNRAISVGQALPGGELRHLRIVTMQAGLPPREVITAREGRLRPGSNVLELTEGRRVTFENGRPVTVLSFAQGTLPVQDVQASFDGSGAALAPFYLPLPDLLARTGAYRAQNVPAPADFTALYRKFSEPLAALALAFFAVSLAVYTFRSGLNLGLVWALLLTFAYYATWSVFKVMGENGAVPPLLAAAAPDMIAVLAGGVLLWRANRR
- a CDS encoding LptF/LptG family permease; translation: MASGEGTPEERRVDAHQLAARVADPLTAVIFALAAGALGLLLRNRAAAFAAVVVFVALFYALWATAPQLARVGALPPTFAAWLPNLFFLLVAGVLAWRLR
- a CDS encoding LptF/LptG family permease — encoded protein: MTRPVPGTREVAPARRGGGPPRTLNRAVLSEVLRWYAAGVALFLILRLTDILSTSVGAFLTYGATPGQALAVFGALAPHTLNEALVLSVPFAVLLAFGRMQGDSELKAAAAGGVRPLSLVWPLALPFVLVAALAYWNAGYVAPAGLARFDAAWYTIYGGPQPTPTQDNYTYASEDGLFYAGRVRNEVGGPVAALDGVLVQRGDETVTATGGTWDTAAQTWTVTGAWITRPGQDPQPAPGPLVFRQTDQPRPPAPPPSRSARPSCGRGWRAARAPRKSAGWTRTSSPRGWPIPSRR